A DNA window from Setaria viridis chromosome 2, Setaria_viridis_v4.0, whole genome shotgun sequence contains the following coding sequences:
- the LOC117842773 gene encoding nonsense-mediated mRNA decay factor SMG7, with amino-acid sequence MMTVPMDSATSASSSRDLAERLFNKNNELEDQLRKSVQSKLPSDPNTWIQMRDNFEKIILTDNDFSEQNEVEYLLWQLHYKRIEDFRRSISAASSAASQSGKNNANPDRVKRIKSAFKSFLSEATGFYHDLMLKIKSNCGLPLGYFPEGFENASNSDKKTAHLRKGLISCHRCLIYLGDLARYKSLHGDGDSASREYAAASSYYKEAASIYPSSGNPHHQLAILASYSGNEVVAVYRYFRSLAADTPFSTARDNLIILFEKNRQSYGQLPDNNKVPIAKILPPRSSGRGRGRGEVRFQPKDVNTETVARERECNIPDTLKTFYIRFVRLNGILFTRTSLETFGELFSSVSNDLQILLSSGLEEELNFGSDAAENALSVVRLTAILIFTVHNVKKEPDSQSYAEIVQRRVLLQSAFTAAFEFVGRILRRCSELRDVASSFYLPAILVYIEWLASHPELAVDSEMEEKHANARSFFWNQCIAFMNKLVLTNLAAVDGDDDEACFSNMSMYEEGETGNRLALWEDLELRGFLPLVPAHIILDFSSKHAFGNVGSTKEKKARVQRIFAAGKSLLNFVQIDQLRIFFDPSSKKFVMAKNPPVSKVDAPLHESPDVLKTNAIEMEHEAARRFDSVSGMSAIQSKVQLCPEGDDDEEIVFKPTASEKFPKAPSDLSVNGYTHPVPVSAPGWPTNANLASVQSTASMSAAGNYNNTASVSVAGNYNINQSLPISSIGWAVNGEQKVIPSAASRFELMQPVEVPASSWTSNGTQHVGPQNTISACPDVASDLRVSASMVPHFNSPDYSKLLSEQEMLLMNGLKNINITGNGYLEQRLQAGLSGLQFMGYLPQIPVESGGNITNLIHNHMKITGETIPSTFDSVVPSIAPSGGVPLKFTETPLAASKKNPVSRPSKPVGPPPGFNHVTPKRQDDSISVEKLQSPQVDDYSWLDGYQPSMDHVHNLRAVYPGVSASSTAFTTTFPFAGKQQVSGVHPQGAIEQTWQDFHLFEPAKQNMFQNFPQRSQQSGQMAEQEPTNSIWSNSYHV; translated from the exons ATGATGACTGTTCCGATGGATAGTGCTACCTCCGCCTCGTCCTCGCGGGACCTCGCGGAGCGCCTCTTCAACAAG AACAACGAACTCGAAGATCAGCTCCGCAAGTCCGTGCAGTCCAAACTCCCATCAGATCCCAACACATGGATTCAGATGCGTGACAACTTTGAGAAGATAATTCTTACAGATAATGACTTCTCTGAACAGAATGAGGTAGAGTATCTCCTCTGGCAGTTGCACTACAAAAGAATCGAGGACTTCAGGAGGAGCATTAGTGCCGCAAGCTCGGCTGCATCTCAGAGTGGGAAGAACAATGCCAACCCAGATCGAGTCAAGAGAATTAAATCAGCCTTCAAAAGCTTCCTTTCAGAAGCAACTGGCTTCTATCATGACTTGATGTTAAAGATCAAATCCAATTGTGGCCTTCCACTCGGTTACTTTCCGGAGGGCTTTGAGAATGCTAGCAACTCTGACAAGAAAACAGCTCATTTGAGGAAAGGTTTGATTTCATGCCATCGCTGTCTGATATATTTGGGAGATCTTGCTCGTTACAAGAGCTTGCATGGTGATGGTGATTCTGCTAGTCGTGAATATGCTGCCGCTTCTAGTTACTACAAGGAGGCAGCTTCTATCTATCCTTCCAGTGGCAACCCTCATCATCAG CTTGCTATACTAGCTTCTTACTCAGGCAATGAGGTGGTAGCTGTTTATAGGTACTTCCGAAGCTTAGCTGCGGATACTCCTTTTAGTACTGCACGGGACAACTTGATTATTCTTTTTGAGAAG AATCGTCAAAGCTATGGACAGCTGCCAGATAACAATAAAGTTCCCATTGCTAAGATATTACCCCCACGGTCATCTGGGAGGGGCCGAGGACGGGGAGAAGTAAGGTTTCAGCCAAAAGATGTTAATACAGAAACAGTTGCAAGGGAACGGGAGTGCAATATTCCAGATACATTGAAGACCTTCTATATACGATTTGTTAGGCTCAATGGAATTCTTTTCACGAGGACCAG TTTGGAAACATTTGGGGAGCTGTTTTCTTCAGTCAGCAATGATTTGCagattcttctttcttctggTCTTGAGGAGGAGCTTAATTTTGGTTCTGATGCGGCAGAGAATGCATTATCTGTTGTTAGACTTACCGCCATCCTTATATTCACAGTGCACAATGTAAAGAAAGAACCGGATAGCCAGTCGTATGCTGAAATTGTGCAACGCAGAGTACTGCTTCAAAGTGCGTTTACAGCTGCTTTTGAGTTTGTTGGACGAATTCTCAGGAGGTGTTCAGAGCTTCGGGATGTTGCGTCAAGTTTTTATCTGCCAGCCATTCTGGTCTACATCGAATGGCTGGCATCCCATCCAGAATTGGCTGTTGATTCAGAGATGGAGGAAAAACATGCAAATGCCCGATCTTTCTTCTGGAACCAGTGTATTGCATTTATGAATAAGCTGGTCCTCACGAACCTTGCAGCTGTTGATGGTGATGACGATGAGGCTTGCTTTTCTAATATGAGCATGTATGAGGAGGGTGAAACTGGCAACAGGCTTGCCCTTTGGGAAGATCTTGAATTGAGAGGTTTTTTGCCATTAGTTCCTGCACATATCATTTTGGATTTCTCAAGCAAACATGCATTTGGAAATGTTGGAAGCACCAAGGAGAAGAAAGCACGGGTCCAACGGATTTTTGCCGCAGGGAAGTCACTGCTGAACTTTGTTCAGATTGATCAGTTGAGGATATTTTTTGATCCATCTTCTAAGAAGTTTGTTATGGCCAAGAATCCTCCTGTTTCTAAAGTTGATGCCCCTCTACATGAATCTCCTGATGTTCTTAAAACAAATGCAATTGAAATGGAGCATGAAGCTGCTAGAAGATTTGATTCAGTTTCTGGTATGAGTGCAATTCAGTCGAAAGTGCAGTTGTGTCCtgaaggagatgatgatgaagaaattGTTTTCAAGCCTACGGCTTCTGAGAAGTTTCCAAAAGCTCCTTCAGACCTGTCAGTTAATGGATACACCCATCCTGTCCCAGTGTCTGCTCCTGGTTGGCCGACCAATGCTAATTTAGCGTCTGTTCAGAGCACTGCATCAATGTCTGCAGCTGGTAATTATAATAACACTGCATCTGTATCAGTTGCTGGTAATTATAACATTAACCAGTCACTTCCCATTTCTTCGATTGGTTGGGCTGTCAATGGTGAGCAAAAGGTGATTCCTAGTGCTGCTTCAAGATTTGAACTCATGCAGCCTGTTGAGGTGCCTGCTTCCAGCTGGACAAGCAATGGTACACAGCATGTTGGTCCTCAGAACACAATTTCAGCTTGCCCAGATGTTGCCTCTGACCTGCGGGTATCTGCCTCAATGGTTCCACATTTCAATAGCCCTGATTATTCGAAATTGCTCAGTGAACAAGAAATGCTCTTGATGAATGGATTGAAGAATATCAACATAACTGGAAATGGTTATCTGGAGCAGAGATTGCAGGCTGGATTGAGTGGTTTACAGTTTATGGGGTATTTACCTCAGATACCTGTTGAATCTGGTGGTAACATTACAAATTTGATACATAATCATATGAAAATAACTGGAGAGACCATCCCCTCTACATTTGATTCAGTTGTACCTTCAATAGCACCATCGGGTGGCGTACCGCTGAAATTCACTGAAACACCACTAGCTGCTTCAAAGAAGAACCCTGTTAGTCGTCCGTCAAAGCCTGTTGGACCACCTCCAGGATTTAATCATGTTACCCCTAAGCGTCAAGACGATTCTATTTCAGTTGAAAAACTGCAGAGCCCACAGGTCGATGACTACAGCTGGTTGGATGGCTACCAGCCATCAATGGATCATGTTCACAATTTGAGAGCTGTTTATCCTGGTGTGAGTGCAAGTAGCACTGCATTCACCACTACATTCCCCTTTGCTGGGAAACAACAGGTCTCTGGGGTGCACCCGCAAGGGGCCATTGAGCAGACATGGCAAGATTTCCACCTTTTTGAGCCTGCAAAACAGAATATGTTCCAAAATTTCCCGCAAAGAAGTCAGCAAAGTGGTCAAATGGCTGAACAAGAGCCAACAAATTCTATCTGGTCCAACAGTTACCATGTGTGA